The proteins below are encoded in one region of Casimicrobium huifangae:
- the hemA gene encoding 5-aminolevulinate synthase: MIRSSDYPALFAARIDALKREGRYRIFAELTRPAGEFPRVQWASPSGVREVITWCSNDYLGMGHHPVVREAMHKAIDDGATGAGGTRNIGGTNALHVELERLLAKLHDKPAALTFTSGYSANLASLSVLGSLLPDTVILSDADNHNSMIEGIRRANSDRVIFEHNSPRDLEAKLAAISPDRPKLVVFESVYSMSGNIAPIGEFARIAKKYGAMTYLDEVHAVGMYGNRGGGVSQETGVADQIDVIQGTLGKAFGMQGGYVTGDTAVVDCIRSFGASFIFSTSLAPVLAAGAIASVSHLMNSQEERRLQRERVAEMKARLTAIGLPVMPSKSHIVPVFVGDPVKVKTLTDRLQDRHGIYLQPINYPTVPRGTERIRIAPGPCHTSAMLDVFVDALDAEWTALDLVREKQAVAA, translated from the coding sequence TTGATCCGCTCTTCCGACTATCCCGCCCTGTTCGCCGCCCGCATTGATGCGCTCAAGCGCGAGGGGCGCTACCGCATTTTCGCAGAGCTGACGCGGCCCGCAGGCGAGTTCCCGCGGGTGCAGTGGGCAAGCCCGAGCGGCGTGCGCGAGGTGATCACCTGGTGCTCCAACGATTACCTCGGCATGGGCCACCACCCGGTGGTACGTGAGGCCATGCACAAGGCGATTGACGACGGCGCCACCGGCGCCGGCGGCACCCGCAACATCGGCGGCACCAATGCGCTGCATGTGGAGCTGGAGCGCCTGCTGGCGAAGCTGCACGACAAGCCGGCCGCGCTGACCTTCACCTCGGGCTACAGCGCCAATCTGGCCTCGCTCTCGGTGCTGGGCTCGCTGCTGCCGGACACGGTGATCCTGTCTGACGCCGACAACCACAATTCGATGATCGAAGGCATCCGTCGCGCCAACAGCGACCGCGTGATCTTCGAGCACAACAGCCCGCGCGACCTTGAAGCCAAGCTGGCCGCCATCAGCCCGGACCGCCCGAAGCTGGTGGTGTTTGAGAGCGTTTATTCGATGAGCGGCAACATCGCCCCCATCGGTGAATTTGCCCGCATCGCCAAGAAATACGGCGCCATGACTTACCTTGACGAGGTGCACGCGGTGGGCATGTACGGCAACCGTGGTGGCGGCGTGTCGCAGGAGACGGGCGTCGCCGACCAGATCGACGTGATCCAGGGCACGCTGGGCAAGGCCTTCGGCATGCAGGGCGGCTACGTCACCGGCGATACGGCGGTGGTGGACTGCATCCGCAGCTTCGGCGCCTCGTTCATCTTCTCCACCTCACTGGCTCCGGTGCTGGCGGCGGGCGCGATTGCCAGCGTCAGTCACCTGATGAATTCGCAGGAAGAGCGCCGCCTGCAGCGCGAGCGCGTGGCGGAGATGAAGGCGCGGCTGACGGCCATCGGCCTGCCGGTGATGCCGAGCAAATCGCACATCGTGCCGGTATTCGTGGGCGATCCGGTGAAGGTGAAAACGCTGACCGACCGCCTGCAGGACCGCCACGGTATCTACCTGCAGCCGATCAATTACCCCACGGTGCCGCGCGGCACCGAGCGCATCCGCATCGCGCCGGGGCCGTGCCACACGTCCGCCATGCTCGACGTTTTCGTCGATGCGCTGGACGCCGAATGGACGGCGCTGGATCTGGTACGCGAAAAGCAGGCCGTCGCAGCCTGA
- the folP gene encoding dihydropteroate synthase — MGIINVTPDSFSDGGQHIRLPAALNHAERLLADGADVLDVGGESTRPGAPPVPLDEERRRVLPVVEALAARGACVSVDTRHPALMREVIAAGASIINDVQALAAPGAIEACAAADVGVVLMHMQGQPGTMQAAPRYEGAGGVVGEVSRYLIERAGACEAGGIARNRIVLDPGFGFGKTTEHNLELTRRLGEIVALGYPVLAGWSRKRTLGELTGRPVASERVHASIAAALACVAHGARIVRVHDVGATVDALRVWGEMVVIPDSRD, encoded by the coding sequence ATGGGCATTATCAACGTCACGCCCGACTCGTTTTCTGACGGCGGTCAACATATTAGGCTCCCGGCGGCCTTAAATCACGCTGAACGGCTGCTCGCGGATGGGGCCGACGTCCTGGACGTTGGCGGCGAATCCACCCGCCCCGGCGCCCCGCCAGTGCCCCTGGACGAAGAGCGGCGGCGGGTGCTGCCGGTGGTGGAGGCGCTGGCCGCCCGTGGTGCGTGCGTCTCGGTCGATACCCGGCACCCGGCGCTCATGCGTGAGGTGATCGCCGCCGGCGCCAGCATCATCAACGACGTGCAGGCACTCGCCGCGCCCGGCGCCATCGAGGCCTGCGCGGCGGCGGACGTGGGCGTGGTGCTGATGCACATGCAGGGCCAGCCCGGCACCATGCAGGCCGCGCCGCGCTACGAAGGCGCCGGCGGCGTGGTGGGCGAGGTCAGCCGCTACCTGATCGAACGGGCGGGCGCCTGCGAGGCCGGCGGCATCGCCCGCAACCGCATCGTGCTCGACCCCGGCTTCGGCTTCGGCAAAACCACCGAACACAACCTCGAACTCACCCGCCGCTTGGGCGAAATCGTCGCCCTCGGCTACCCCGTCCTCGCCGGCTGGTCACGCAAGCGCACGCTGGGCGAACTCACCGGTCGCCCCGTCGCCAGCGAACGCGTGCACGCCAGCATCGCCGCCGCACTCGCCTGCGTCGCGCACGGTGCGCGGATTGTGCGGGTGCACGATGTCGGGGCTACGGTGGATGCTTTGCGGGTTTGGGGGGAGATGGTGGTGATCCCCGATAGTCGCGACTGA
- a CDS encoding HNH endonuclease has translation MANGLNGTSLGGYGREIYKRYHYTCVYCGFDGRVFDNWMQLSIDHIFPRNHPRGADRKSKENMVVACRACNSITSRMEFPKNATREDILREKRAKVAERRKVFYDQWSSDVAPSYLERPLPKLRKQAT, from the coding sequence ATGGCTAATGGGCTAAACGGAACATCACTTGGCGGGTATGGCCGCGAGATCTACAAGCGGTATCACTATACCTGCGTCTACTGTGGCTTTGACGGTCGCGTATTCGACAACTGGATGCAATTGAGCATTGATCATATTTTCCCCCGCAATCATCCTCGTGGTGCCGATCGAAAGAGCAAAGAAAATATGGTTGTCGCTTGCCGTGCATGTAACTCAATCACCAGCAGAATGGAGTTTCCGAAGAATGCAACACGCGAAGATATCCTCCGAGAAAAACGTGCAAAAGTAGCGGAGCGAAGAAAGGTGTTCTACGACCAGTGGAGCAGCGATGTTGCCCCAAGTTATCTAGAGCGCCCGTTACCTAAATTGCGTAAGCAGGCAACTTGA
- the blaOXA gene encoding class D beta-lactamase: MRKVAAVLLASVCTLASASEPVVDRPAWGKYFSDAGVTGTIVVVDERKTPATTLVFDRERAARRYSPASTYKIPHTLFALDAGAVVDEFQVFKWDGVKRTFAGHNQDQTLRSAMRYSTLWVYEGFARQIGEPKARAYLRSIDYGNADPTTSQGAYWVDGNLRISALEQVAFLRKLYRNALPFKMEHQRLVKDLMVKQATSDWILRAKTGWEGRYGWWVGWVESNEGAVFFALNIDTPRRTEDLPKREQIVRAVLESMNLLSE; this comes from the coding sequence ATCCGGAAGGTTGCTGCAGTACTGCTGGCCAGCGTTTGTACCTTGGCATCGGCGAGTGAACCAGTGGTGGACAGACCCGCGTGGGGCAAGTACTTCTCCGACGCAGGCGTCACCGGCACCATAGTCGTGGTTGACGAGCGCAAGACACCAGCAACCACGCTTGTGTTCGACCGCGAGCGCGCTGCACGTCGCTACTCGCCCGCATCCACCTACAAGATTCCGCACACGCTCTTCGCGCTGGACGCGGGTGCGGTGGTGGACGAGTTTCAGGTGTTCAAGTGGGATGGTGTGAAGCGCACCTTCGCCGGCCACAATCAGGACCAGACCTTGCGCTCGGCGATGCGCTATTCGACGCTCTGGGTCTACGAGGGCTTCGCCCGGCAGATTGGGGAGCCGAAGGCGCGGGCCTACCTGCGCAGCATTGACTACGGCAACGCTGACCCGACGACCAGCCAGGGCGCGTACTGGGTGGATGGCAATCTGCGCATCTCGGCGCTGGAGCAGGTGGCGTTTCTGCGCAAGCTCTACCGCAATGCCCTGCCGTTCAAGATGGAGCATCAGCGGCTGGTGAAAGACCTGATGGTCAAGCAGGCGACGTCGGACTGGATCCTGCGCGCCAAGACCGGCTGGGAAGGGCGCTATGGCTGGTGGGTCGGCTGGGTGGAGTCCAACGAGGGCGCGGTGTTCTTCGCGCTGAACATCGACACCCCGCGGCGCACGGAAGACTTGCCCAAGCGCGAGCAGATTGTGCGGGCGGTGCTCGAGTCGATGAACTTGCTTTCCGAGTGA
- a CDS encoding nuclear transport factor 2 family protein, producing MSDANKLPSPDFFRALELERTQALVARDVAAIRRLHAPDYELITVPGRVMSLERYLSLMAEEVFYASWNHGPMRVRVTAGMAAVRYQTRIRFPSGREVLCWHTDIYECDEQPPRVWRATWSQATPLPPDAELQV from the coding sequence ATGTCTGACGCCAACAAGCTGCCCTCGCCAGATTTCTTCCGCGCGCTGGAGCTTGAGCGCACGCAGGCGCTGGTCGCTCGGGATGTTGCAGCCATCCGCCGGCTGCACGCGCCGGACTACGAGTTGATCACGGTGCCAGGGCGAGTGATGAGCCTTGAGCGCTATCTTTCATTGATGGCGGAAGAAGTGTTCTACGCGAGCTGGAACCACGGCCCGATGCGGGTGCGAGTGACCGCCGGGATGGCCGCCGTCCGCTACCAGACCCGAATCAGATTCCCTTCAGGCCGGGAAGTGCTTTGCTGGCACACCGACATCTACGAGTGCGACGAACAACCGCCTCGTGTGTGGCGTGCAACGTGGTCGCAAGCGACGCCGCTGCCGCCGGATGCGGAACTGCAGGTCTGA
- a CDS encoding GNAT family N-acetyltransferase — MTAFSLRPATPDDLAITHAITEDAMRGYVEQTWGVWDAEEQWAKHRANFTPDTHRMIVIGDEVAGFVAVEDMPTYVWLVKLYLFLRYRNAGIGSAVLQSVLADARARAMPVRLRVLRVNERARALYERHGFRVAEEASERFFMECAFDDSTSDRVGQYT, encoded by the coding sequence ATGACCGCCTTCAGCTTGCGCCCAGCGACCCCCGACGACCTGGCGATCACTCATGCGATCACGGAAGACGCCATGCGCGGCTACGTTGAGCAGACGTGGGGCGTGTGGGATGCCGAGGAGCAGTGGGCCAAACATCGCGCCAACTTCACGCCGGACACGCACCGCATGATTGTTATTGGCGATGAGGTGGCGGGTTTTGTCGCGGTGGAGGACATGCCGACGTACGTGTGGCTGGTGAAGCTCTATCTGTTCCTGCGCTACCGCAACGCCGGTATCGGTTCAGCGGTGTTGCAGTCGGTGCTGGCGGATGCAAGAGCGCGGGCGATGCCGGTGCGGCTGCGCGTGCTCAGGGTGAACGAGCGGGCGCGGGCACTTTACGAGCGGCACGGCTTTCGGGTGGCGGAGGAGGCGTCGGAGCGATTCTTCATGGAATGTGCATTCGATGACTCAACTTCAGACCGTGTAGGTCAATACACTTGA
- a CDS encoding DUF3224 domain-containing protein: MTARNRSNTAALLLAAFAFAGLECSPAYAQEKKPMSQTTSTGSATPAANTASQLQVARGTFTVDIKPAGEGAAADGVTLGRMSLNKKFEGDLLGTGAGEMLTALTSVKGSAGYVAIERVTAKLAGRSGSFVFQHTGTMNHGAQQLSITVVPDSGTGELQGIAGTFQIDIRDGKHFYAFEYSLPALTRAGQ; this comes from the coding sequence ATGACTGCTCGCAATCGCTCCAACACCGCAGCGTTGTTGCTTGCTGCATTCGCTTTCGCCGGCCTCGAATGTTCACCCGCTTATGCCCAGGAGAAAAAGCCCATGAGCCAGACCACCAGCACAGGTAGTGCGACCCCTGCCGCCAACACTGCCAGCCAGTTGCAGGTGGCGCGGGGTACGTTCACGGTGGACATCAAACCTGCAGGTGAGGGGGCCGCGGCCGATGGCGTAACGCTTGGCCGCATGTCGCTGAACAAGAAATTTGAGGGCGATTTGCTGGGCACGGGCGCGGGCGAGATGTTGACGGCGCTGACGTCGGTGAAGGGCTCTGCCGGTTACGTGGCGATCGAGCGCGTGACCGCCAAGCTGGCCGGCCGCAGCGGCAGTTTCGTCTTTCAGCACACCGGCACCATGAATCACGGTGCCCAGCAATTGAGCATCACCGTGGTGCCCGACTCCGGCACTGGTGAACTGCAAGGCATTGCCGGGACTTTCCAGATTGACATTCGTGATGGCAAACATTTCTACGCGTTTGAATACTCGTTGCCAGCGCTGACCAGGGCTGGCCAGTAG
- the glmM gene encoding phosphoglucosamine mutase, which translates to MSKRKYFGTDGVRGEVGVAPITPDFVMMLGHATGRLLRAQMRNGKRAAVLIGKDTRISGYMLEAALEAGLSSAGVDTVLTGPLPTPAIAYLTRALRLQAGLVISASHNPFADNGIKFFNGDGDKLSDAAEEGIEAEIDLGLRCVPSGELGKAKRLNDAPGRYVEFCKRAFPSELTLRGLKIVIDSAHGAAYQVAPSVFHELGAEVVSLGASPDGMNINKGVGATHPDYLREMVLKHEADLGIAVDGDADRLLMVDAAGHTYDGDQLVYIIASHRAAKGELGGGVVGTQMTNYGLESAFHKRGIEFARAKVGDRYVLEILRQKKWLIGGENSGHILCLDRHSTGDAIIAALEVLRALVERDVSLADAAADVTLLPQELINVRIDKASPWADKPAVKATLADWEAKLAGHGRILLRPSGTEPVVRVMVEAEDAALARQGAEAIAAAVAA; encoded by the coding sequence ATGAGCAAAAGAAAATACTTCGGCACTGACGGTGTGCGCGGCGAGGTGGGCGTCGCGCCCATCACGCCAGACTTTGTCATGATGCTTGGCCACGCCACCGGGCGGCTGCTGCGCGCGCAAATGCGCAACGGCAAGCGGGCGGCTGTGCTGATTGGCAAAGACACGCGGATTTCCGGCTACATGCTGGAGGCGGCACTGGAGGCCGGGCTTTCCTCGGCCGGGGTGGACACCGTGCTGACCGGCCCACTACCGACACCGGCAATCGCCTACCTGACGCGTGCATTGCGCCTGCAGGCCGGGTTGGTGATTTCGGCGTCGCACAACCCGTTCGCCGACAACGGCATCAAGTTTTTCAACGGTGATGGCGACAAGCTCTCCGACGCGGCGGAAGAGGGTATCGAGGCCGAGATTGACCTGGGCCTGCGCTGCGTGCCATCGGGTGAGCTGGGCAAGGCAAAGCGGCTGAACGACGCGCCGGGCCGTTACGTCGAATTCTGCAAGCGGGCGTTCCCCTCCGAGCTGACGCTGCGTGGCCTGAAGATCGTGATTGACAGCGCCCACGGTGCGGCGTATCAGGTGGCGCCGTCAGTGTTCCACGAGCTGGGCGCCGAGGTGGTGAGCCTGGGTGCATCGCCGGATGGGATGAATATCAACAAGGGCGTCGGCGCCACGCATCCCGACTACCTGCGCGAGATGGTGCTCAAGCACGAGGCCGACCTTGGCATCGCGGTGGACGGCGACGCCGACCGCCTGCTGATGGTGGATGCTGCCGGGCATACCTATGATGGCGATCAGCTCGTCTACATCATCGCCTCGCATCGCGCGGCGAAAGGTGAGCTGGGAGGCGGCGTGGTCGGCACCCAGATGACCAACTATGGCCTCGAGAGCGCCTTCCACAAGCGCGGCATCGAATTTGCGCGAGCCAAGGTGGGGGATCGCTACGTGCTGGAAATCCTGCGCCAGAAGAAGTGGCTGATTGGCGGCGAAAATTCCGGCCACATCCTCTGCCTCGACCGCCATTCCACGGGCGACGCCATCATTGCGGCACTGGAAGTGTTGCGCGCGCTGGTCGAGCGCGACGTGTCACTCGCCGATGCGGCGGCAGACGTGACGCTGCTGCCACAGGAGCTGATCAATGTGCGCATTGACAAGGCCTCGCCGTGGGCCGACAAGCCTGCGGTGAAGGCGACGCTGGCCGACTGGGAGGCCAAGCTTGCGGGGCACGGGCGCATCCTGCTGCGCCCGTCGGGCACCGAGCCGGTGGTGCGGGTGATGGTGGAGGCGGAGGACGCCGCACTGGCCAGACAAGGTGCCGAAGCCATCGCCGCGGCGGTGGCTGCGTAG
- a CDS encoding DUF599 domain-containing protein: MTYSHLDLVALAFFALCWFGYGWFASRHSADRHSLLTVMNPLRDRWFEQTLTRENRIVDSALLSNLMNSATFFSSTTLLALGGLMALFGSVEKSAEIIESLPFAQRTSQALLEAKVISLILLFVYSLIKFTWSVRQFNFVTIVIGSIAPRDALTDLDRRNARRAAGILKLAGENFSQGLRAYYFSVALLLWFVQPWFFIAATALVTVMLYRMEFHSRTLEVLAGDD; encoded by the coding sequence TTGACTTATTCGCATCTCGATCTCGTCGCGCTGGCGTTCTTTGCGCTTTGCTGGTTCGGCTACGGCTGGTTTGCCAGCCGCCATTCAGCGGACCGCCACTCGCTGCTGACAGTGATGAACCCGCTGCGTGATCGCTGGTTCGAGCAGACGCTCACGCGCGAAAACCGCATCGTCGATTCGGCGCTGCTGTCGAACCTGATGAACAGTGCCACCTTTTTCTCGTCAACGACGTTGCTGGCGCTGGGTGGTCTGATGGCGCTGTTCGGTTCGGTGGAGAAGAGCGCCGAGATCATTGAGAGCCTGCCGTTCGCCCAGCGCACCTCACAGGCGCTGCTGGAGGCGAAGGTGATTTCGCTGATCCTGCTGTTTGTCTATTCGCTGATCAAGTTCACCTGGTCGGTGCGGCAGTTCAACTTTGTCACCATCGTCATCGGCTCCATCGCACCGCGCGACGCGCTCACCGACCTTGATCGTCGCAACGCACGGCGGGCGGCAGGCATCCTCAAGCTCGCCGGGGAGAATTTCAGCCAGGGCCTGCGGGCGTACTACTTCTCGGTCGCATTGCTGCTCTGGTTTGTGCAGCCGTGGTTCTTCATCGCGGCGACGGCGCTGGTGACCGTGATGCTTTACCGCATGGAGTTCCACTCGCGGACGCTGGAAGTGCTGGCTGGTGACGATTAG
- a CDS encoding patatin-like phospholipase family protein has protein sequence MKYDIPGKAVAFSSATRRALLALFCGMFAGVTIASAQPAATGASQPAAAPRPKIGLVLSGGGARGLAHVGVLKELEAARIPIDYVAGTSMGSIVGGLYASGMTPAELERRILAMEWDSMFADRPPRDQLSLRRKEDDLRLSIPLEFGMRDGGLRAPRAAVGSSGLETMLKRLTEGVPGDVKFDRMPIPFRAVATDLVSGEAVVFEHGELAAVMRASMSVPAAFAPVEIGGRLLVDGGLVDNLPVDVVRRMGADIVIAVNIGTPLLPREELGSIFGIGMQMLNILTEQNVRASIASLKASDVLIVPDLAKVTSVDFKLGRDAIARGAEATRGVLPLLSNYALAPTDYVKQLAVQRRVAVPSRIDEVRIEGTEYTTADVIRAQLSVQPGAPFSRGQIEQDLAWLQGRGDFERLDYRLVTERDRNVLLVNVQEKPWGPNYFRFGLNLGTDFRGEGAFNLIGNHTRRWLNSYGGEWRNELQIGRTQRLSTELYQPLLANETLFVSAGAERERRIADVGLQLADGTTSRPLLQYAGVDTRVWLDLGAAFGRYGELRIGPHYERVSISPKISPLQLTGIKSIDSGFHVNAVIDQRDSAAFARSGYRVEAGFLRALSSFGASSTFSRYQWSSEYAHTYGANTVDLALKFGGLYSKAPSAYPYFELGGFLQLSGLRAAEMRGDQVALARAMAFRKMGNMPAFGRGIYVGGSLEVGRIDSPNNDFTLERSLFGASLFLGLDTSLGPLYVGYGHATGNRRSAYLMLGRP, from the coding sequence ATGAAATATGACATCCCGGGAAAAGCGGTAGCGTTTTCATCGGCAACACGCAGGGCGCTGCTGGCGCTGTTTTGTGGCATGTTTGCCGGGGTCACGATCGCGTCCGCCCAGCCCGCAGCCACCGGCGCATCGCAGCCGGCAGCGGCACCGCGCCCCAAAATTGGCCTCGTGCTCTCGGGCGGTGGCGCGCGCGGGCTGGCGCATGTGGGGGTGCTGAAAGAACTGGAGGCGGCACGCATCCCGATTGACTACGTGGCCGGCACCAGCATGGGCTCAATCGTTGGCGGGCTCTACGCCAGCGGCATGACGCCGGCTGAGCTGGAGCGGCGCATTCTCGCGATGGAGTGGGACAGCATGTTTGCCGACCGGCCACCGCGCGACCAGCTCTCGCTGCGCCGCAAGGAAGACGATCTGCGGCTGTCGATCCCGCTGGAGTTCGGCATGCGCGACGGTGGCCTGCGCGCGCCACGCGCCGCAGTCGGTTCCTCGGGGCTGGAGACCATGCTGAAGCGGCTGACCGAGGGTGTGCCCGGCGACGTGAAGTTTGACCGCATGCCGATCCCGTTCCGGGCGGTGGCGACTGACTTGGTGAGCGGCGAGGCGGTGGTGTTCGAGCACGGCGAACTGGCTGCCGTCATGCGCGCCAGCATGAGCGTGCCGGCGGCCTTTGCGCCGGTGGAGATTGGTGGCCGGCTTCTGGTGGACGGCGGGCTGGTCGACAACCTGCCGGTCGACGTGGTGCGCAGGATGGGCGCCGATATCGTCATTGCGGTCAACATCGGCACGCCGCTGCTGCCGCGCGAGGAGCTGGGCTCGATCTTCGGCATCGGTATGCAGATGCTGAATATCCTGACTGAGCAGAACGTGCGTGCCTCAATCGCCTCGCTGAAGGCGAGCGATGTGCTGATCGTGCCGGATCTGGCCAAAGTCACGTCGGTGGACTTCAAGCTCGGGCGCGACGCCATCGCGCGCGGCGCCGAGGCCACGCGCGGTGTGCTGCCGTTGTTGTCGAACTACGCGTTGGCGCCGACTGACTATGTGAAGCAGCTTGCCGTGCAACGGCGGGTTGCCGTGCCGTCGCGCATTGACGAGGTCCGCATCGAAGGCACTGAGTACACGACCGCTGACGTCATCCGTGCCCAACTGTCGGTGCAGCCGGGCGCGCCGTTCAGCCGGGGCCAGATTGAGCAGGACCTTGCCTGGTTGCAGGGGCGGGGCGATTTCGAGCGGCTCGACTACCGGCTGGTGACTGAGCGTGACCGCAACGTGCTGCTGGTGAATGTGCAGGAGAAGCCGTGGGGCCCGAATTACTTTCGCTTCGGGCTGAATCTCGGCACCGATTTCCGTGGCGAAGGCGCATTCAACCTGATCGGCAACCACACCCGGCGCTGGTTGAACAGTTACGGCGGCGAGTGGCGCAACGAGTTGCAGATCGGGCGCACGCAACGCTTGTCAACCGAGCTTTACCAGCCGCTGCTCGCCAACGAGACGCTGTTTGTCAGCGCGGGGGCCGAGCGAGAGCGCCGCATCGCTGATGTCGGACTGCAACTCGCCGACGGCACGACCAGTCGGCCGCTGCTGCAATACGCTGGCGTGGACACCCGCGTATGGCTTGATCTGGGGGCAGCTTTCGGGCGTTATGGCGAACTGCGTATCGGGCCGCACTACGAACGCGTAAGCATTTCGCCCAAGATTTCGCCGCTGCAACTAACGGGCATCAAGTCGATCGACTCCGGCTTTCACGTCAACGCGGTGATCGACCAGCGCGATTCGGCCGCGTTCGCGCGCTCGGGCTACCGCGTGGAGGCAGGTTTTCTGCGCGCGCTGTCATCGTTCGGCGCGAGCAGCACCTTTTCGCGCTACCAGTGGTCATCGGAATACGCCCATACATATGGCGCCAATACGGTGGACCTCGCGCTCAAGTTCGGCGGCCTGTACAGCAAGGCGCCGTCGGCGTACCCCTACTTCGAATTGGGTGGCTTTCTGCAGTTGTCCGGACTGCGCGCGGCTGAAATGCGCGGCGATCAGGTCGCACTGGCGCGGGCGATGGCATTCCGCAAGATGGGCAACATGCCGGCGTTCGGGCGTGGCATCTATGTCGGCGGTTCGCTCGAAGTGGGGCGGATCGATTCGCCGAACAACGACTTCACGCTGGAGCGCTCGCTGTTCGGTGCCAGCCTGTTCCTCGGGCTCGATACCTCGCTGGGGCCGCTCTACGTGGGCTATGGTCACGCTACTGGCAACCGTCGCAGCGCCTATCTGATGCTGGGTCGACCGTAG
- a CDS encoding MFS transporter: MTTRLLLYFAHAIDHLALLIFATAVSAIAVDFGLGRWEDLMPYATGAFVMFGIASLPAGRYGDLWGRRAMMIVFFFGMGVSLLLVALTRSPLQIGIALTLMGAFSAIYHPVGIPMLLQHAKKAGAVIGVNGLAGNLGIAFAALLTGFLVKHVGWRAAFAVPGVLSLVLGAAFVWLVPREAESPAAKRGAKLLHIDHATAVRVFAVLTCTTTLGSLIFNFTTNGNGELLRERAAAIASDPAALGLLLAGVYAIASLAQVIVGRLIDRFPIKRVFLPIVAAQVVCFLLAARADGWWFYVFAVAYMTFVFGAIPFTDAIIARFVDDSMRSRVAGLRLAVSFGFSSLAVWALGPFVKASGFTALLFTMAVIASLTLLAVSFLPARDPEPTPA; encoded by the coding sequence ATGACCACCCGCCTGCTGCTCTACTTCGCCCACGCCATTGACCACCTGGCGCTGCTGATCTTTGCTACCGCCGTCAGCGCCATTGCTGTCGACTTCGGCCTTGGCCGCTGGGAAGACCTGATGCCTTACGCCACCGGTGCCTTTGTGATGTTCGGCATCGCGTCGCTGCCGGCCGGTCGTTATGGCGACCTGTGGGGGCGCCGGGCGATGATGATCGTGTTCTTCTTCGGCATGGGCGTGTCGCTGCTGCTGGTGGCGCTGACGCGGTCACCGCTACAGATCGGTATTGCGCTGACGCTGATGGGCGCGTTCTCCGCGATTTACCACCCAGTCGGCATCCCGATGCTGCTGCAGCATGCCAAAAAGGCCGGCGCGGTGATCGGGGTCAACGGCCTCGCTGGCAACCTCGGCATTGCCTTTGCCGCGCTGCTGACCGGCTTCCTGGTCAAGCATGTTGGCTGGCGTGCGGCGTTCGCGGTGCCTGGTGTGCTGTCGCTCGTGCTTGGGGCCGCCTTTGTCTGGCTAGTCCCGCGTGAGGCGGAGTCGCCTGCCGCCAAACGCGGCGCGAAATTGCTGCATATCGACCATGCCACGGCGGTGCGCGTGTTTGCTGTGCTGACCTGCACCACCACGCTTGGCAGCCTCATTTTCAACTTCACGACCAATGGCAACGGCGAGCTGTTGCGCGAACGGGCTGCGGCCATCGCAAGCGACCCTGCCGCGCTCGGGCTGCTGCTCGCTGGCGTCTATGCCATCGCCTCGCTCGCCCAGGTGATCGTGGGTCGCCTGATCGACCGCTTTCCGATCAAGCGCGTTTTCCTGCCCATCGTTGCCGCCCAAGTGGTCTGCTTCCTGCTGGCGGCGCGCGCCGACGGCTGGTGGTTCTATGTCTTCGCGGTTGCCTATATGACCTTTGTGTTCGGCGCCATCCCGTTTACCGATGCCATCATCGCCCGCTTCGTTGACGACAGCATGCGGTCACGGGTGGCCGGACTGCGTCTCGCAGTGAGCTTTGGCTTCTCGTCGCTCGCGGTGTGGGCGCTGGGCCCGTTCGTGAAAGCCAGCGGCTTCACCGCGCTGCTTTTCACGATGGCCGTGATCGCCTCGCTGACACTGCTCGCGGTGAGCTTTCTGCCGGCACGTGACCCCGAACCAACGCCGGCGTAG